One stretch of Paenibacillus sp. AN1007 DNA includes these proteins:
- the pnp gene encoding polyribonucleotide nucleotidyltransferase encodes MEQRVEMQLGGRKLTLETGRLAKQANAAVKVTYGDTVVLCTVTASSEPKDLDFFPLTVNYEERLYAVGKIPGGFIKREGRPSEKAILASRLTDRPIRPLFPEGFRNDVQVLNIVMSVDQDCEPQIAAMIGTSAALSISDVPFSGPIGGVKVGRIDGEFIINPTIAQLEISELELVVAGTRDAIMMVEAEANELPEEVMLEAIMFGHDEIKNIVTVIEQLVQVAGKEKMEVKLHAVNAEVNSSVREFASARLVEAVKIAEKHARQDAIDAVNDETVAHFEEKYIETPELLKDVKEVLHDIVKEEVRRLITHDKVRPDGRGLAEIRPIECDTSLLPRTHGSGLFTRGQTQALSICTLGALGDVQILDGISLEETKRFMHHYNFPPFSVGEARPLRAPGRREIGHGALGERALSKVIPSETDFPYTIRLVSEVLESNGSTSQASICASTLAMMDAGVPIKAPVAGVAMGLIKDGEHVSILSDIQGMEDHLGDMDFKVAGTPEGVTAIQMDIKIDGIDRQILSEALAQAKEGRMHILGKMTEVMKTPREQLSQYAPKITTMHINPDKIRDVIGAGGKIINKIIEETGVKIDIEQDGRVFIASSNQEMNDKAKAIIEGIVREVLVGEIYVGKVKRVEKFGAFVEVLPNKEGLVHISQLSTERVAKVEDVVAIGDSITVKVTEIDPQGRINLSRKAVLTAEAPAQS; translated from the coding sequence ATGGAACAGCGTGTTGAAATGCAGCTTGGTGGAAGAAAGCTTACGCTTGAAACCGGGCGTTTGGCCAAACAGGCGAATGCTGCCGTTAAGGTAACATACGGAGATACCGTAGTGTTGTGTACCGTGACAGCATCAAGTGAGCCGAAAGATCTGGACTTTTTCCCACTGACGGTGAACTATGAAGAAAGATTGTACGCTGTAGGTAAAATCCCGGGAGGATTTATCAAGCGTGAAGGTAGACCGTCCGAGAAAGCGATTCTGGCCAGCCGTCTGACGGACCGCCCGATTCGTCCATTGTTCCCGGAAGGTTTCCGTAATGATGTACAAGTTCTGAACATTGTTATGAGTGTGGATCAGGACTGCGAACCACAAATTGCAGCCATGATTGGTACCTCAGCAGCATTGAGCATTTCCGATGTGCCTTTCAGCGGGCCGATTGGCGGTGTGAAGGTGGGCCGTATTGATGGAGAGTTCATCATTAACCCAACGATTGCACAGCTTGAAATCAGCGAACTTGAACTCGTGGTTGCAGGAACTAGAGATGCGATCATGATGGTTGAAGCCGAAGCGAATGAATTACCGGAAGAAGTGATGCTTGAAGCAATCATGTTCGGACATGACGAGATCAAAAACATCGTGACTGTCATTGAACAGCTTGTACAAGTTGCCGGTAAAGAAAAAATGGAAGTGAAGCTGCATGCTGTCAATGCAGAAGTGAACAGCAGCGTTCGTGAGTTTGCAAGCGCACGTCTGGTGGAGGCTGTTAAAATTGCAGAGAAACATGCTCGTCAGGATGCTATTGATGCAGTTAATGACGAAACGGTTGCTCACTTCGAAGAGAAGTATATTGAAACACCTGAACTGCTCAAAGACGTGAAAGAAGTGCTGCACGATATCGTCAAAGAAGAAGTGCGCCGCCTGATCACTCATGATAAAGTTCGTCCGGATGGACGCGGACTGGCTGAGATTCGTCCAATTGAGTGTGATACCTCCCTGCTTCCGCGTACACACGGTTCAGGCCTGTTCACACGTGGACAAACACAAGCTTTGAGCATCTGTACACTCGGTGCACTGGGTGACGTTCAAATTTTGGACGGCATCAGTCTGGAAGAAACCAAACGTTTCATGCATCACTATAATTTCCCGCCGTTCAGCGTAGGTGAAGCTCGTCCGCTTCGTGCGCCGGGACGCCGTGAAATCGGACATGGTGCGCTGGGTGAGCGTGCGCTGTCGAAAGTCATTCCGTCTGAAACCGACTTCCCGTACACCATCCGTTTGGTCTCTGAAGTATTGGAATCCAACGGTTCTACATCCCAAGCAAGTATTTGCGCGAGCACGCTTGCGATGATGGATGCGGGTGTACCAATCAAAGCTCCGGTAGCTGGTGTGGCGATGGGTCTGATCAAAGATGGAGAGCACGTATCCATTCTGAGTGATATTCAAGGGATGGAAGATCATCTCGGCGATATGGACTTCAAAGTAGCAGGAACACCTGAAGGGGTAACAGCGATTCAAATGGACATCAAAATTGATGGGATTGACCGTCAAATCTTGTCCGAGGCGCTGGCTCAAGCAAAAGAAGGACGCATGCACATTTTGGGTAAAATGACCGAAGTGATGAAAACACCTCGTGAGCAATTGTCCCAGTATGCGCCTAAAATTACGACTATGCACATCAATCCGGATAAAATTCGCGATGTGATCGGTGCTGGTGGTAAAATTATCAACAAAATCATCGAAGAAACCGGTGTTAAAATTGATATCGAACAGGATGGACGTGTCTTTATCGCTTCTTCTAATCAGGAGATGAATGATAAAGCCAAAGCGATCATCGAAGGGATCGTTCGCGAAGTACTGGTTGGCGAAATTTATGTCGGCAAAGTTAAACGTGTCGAGAAGTTCGGTGCATTTGTTGAAGTGCTGCCAAACAAAGAAGGTCTGGTACACATTTCTCAATTGTCTACAGAACGTGTAGCCAAAGTGGAAGATGTTGTGGCGATCGGTGATTCCATCACGGTGAAAGTAACCGAGATTGACCCGCAAGGTCGAATCAACCTGTCCCGTAAAGCTGTATTAACAGCGGAAGCTCCTGCACAATCTTAG